From the Leptolyngbya sp. O-77 genome, one window contains:
- a CDS encoding PP2C family protein-serine/threonine phosphatase: MPQILIIDDDSMIQTVLKKALQSQGYEVAIAEDGETGLALAEKLRPALIVSDWVMPGLDGLEVCRRVKANPDLSTTFFILLTAQSAVEDRIQGLDTGADDFLAKPIEINELQARVRAGLRLHSLSEDLQTQKRLLEKELSEAASYVRSLLPAPLTGDIEIDSRFIPSSQLGGDCFDYFWLDPDYLAMYLLDVSGHGLGAALPSITVLNLLRSQSLPNVNFYQPHVVLRALNEAFQMDSQHDKYFTIWYGVYNKVKRQLTYACAGHPPAVLMPGRLLPQPDKPSETCLLGMRRVPIGMLSDTIFESDRCTIPPGSLLYIFSDGIYDLPSSAGQPTWGLHPFINTLSNFASSGATTIPNLDLLLQAVRSQGGVSTFSDDLSILQIAFH, encoded by the coding sequence ATGCCGCAGATTCTTATCATCGACGACGACTCAATGATTCAAACAGTTTTGAAAAAAGCGCTGCAATCCCAGGGCTATGAGGTTGCGATCGCAGAGGACGGGGAGACTGGGCTAGCGCTAGCCGAAAAGCTGCGGCCCGCGCTAATTGTGTCGGATTGGGTGATGCCAGGACTAGACGGGCTAGAGGTTTGCCGCCGGGTCAAGGCAAATCCGGATTTGTCCACTACCTTCTTCATCTTACTCACAGCTCAGAGTGCTGTGGAAGATCGAATTCAGGGCTTGGATACGGGCGCGGATGACTTTTTGGCGAAACCGATTGAAATTAATGAGCTTCAGGCGCGAGTGCGGGCGGGGCTACGGCTGCACTCGCTGAGTGAAGATTTGCAAACCCAAAAGCGCCTGCTCGAAAAGGAGCTATCGGAAGCCGCCTCCTACGTGCGATCGCTCCTCCCGGCTCCACTGACGGGCGACATTGAAATCGACAGCCGCTTTATTCCCTCCAGCCAGCTTGGGGGCGACTGTTTTGACTATTTTTGGCTCGACCCAGACTATCTGGCGATGTATTTGCTGGATGTGTCGGGGCACGGACTGGGCGCGGCGCTGCCGTCGATTACGGTGCTAAACCTGCTGCGATCGCAGTCGTTGCCCAATGTCAACTTTTACCAGCCCCACGTTGTGCTACGGGCGCTGAATGAAGCCTTTCAGATGGACAGCCAGCACGACAAGTACTTTACCATCTGGTATGGCGTGTACAACAAAGTCAAGCGGCAGCTCACCTACGCCTGCGCCGGACATCCGCCCGCTGTGCTGATGCCGGGACGACTGCTGCCCCAGCCGGATAAACCCTCTGAGACTTGCCTGCTGGGGATGCGTCGAGTGCCGATCGGGATGCTGTCTGATACCATCTTTGAGAGCGATCGCTGCACCATTCCCCCCGGCAGCCTGCTGTATATCTTCAGCGACGGCATCTATGACTTGCCCAGTTCTGCGGGGCAGCCCACTTGGGGATTGCATCCGTTTATCAACACTTTGTCTAACTTTGCATCCAGTGGTGCAACTACTATCCCGAATCTCGATCTCTTGCTGCAAGCAGTTCGCAGTCAGGGCGGCGTGTCTACTTTTAGCGATGATCTGTCTATTCTGCAAATCGCGTTTCACTAA
- a CDS encoding ATP-binding protein yields MSSSSGFTSQETRISCEVSPARSAPRSPQLTMLRSEQIQVDTQLSELNHVLDWFDGLRCAGIPELVWLQCQLALAEGFTNAVRHAHRNCSPDTPIEISVTIFKEVLEIQIWDCGPTFNLRKMLEAIPDEVDRDAAGGRGLLLMKKTADILDYRRSPDQRNCLLFVKHYTRQDLARPD; encoded by the coding sequence ATGTCGTCCTCTTCCGGCTTCACCTCCCAAGAGACGAGGATTTCCTGCGAAGTCTCGCCCGCCCGATCGGCACCGCGATCGCCTCAGTTGACCATGCTCCGGAGCGAGCAGATTCAGGTCGATACCCAGCTCAGCGAGCTAAATCATGTCTTGGACTGGTTTGACGGCCTGCGATGCGCGGGCATTCCAGAGCTGGTCTGGCTGCAATGTCAGTTGGCGCTGGCCGAAGGCTTTACCAATGCCGTCCGCCATGCTCATCGCAACTGTTCACCAGACACTCCAATCGAAATTAGCGTCACCATTTTCAAAGAGGTTTTGGAAATTCAGATCTGGGACTGTGGCCCGACGTTTAATTTGCGAAAAATGCTGGAAGCGATTCCAGATGAGGTAGACCGGGATGCTGCAGGCGGTCGGGGGCTGCTGCTGATGAAAAAAACAGCGGACATTCTAGACTATCGGCGATCGCCCGATCAGCGGAACTGCCTCCTTTTTGTGAAACATTACACCCGGCAAGACTTAGCCAGACCAGACTAG
- a CDS encoding LON peptidase substrate-binding domain-containing protein, producing the protein MAFSSSVAVRELPLFPLSEVVLFPGRRLPLHIFEFRYRIMMNTILQSDRRFGVLMVDPADGRVASVGCCAEITNFHRMPDDRMKIMTVGQQRFRVLDYVREKPYHVGLVEWIEDHPTERNLHSLSIEVDQLLRDVVRLSAKLTNQEIEVPDDIPDLPLELSYWVASNLYGVAQEQQALLELQDTAARLEREAEILTSTRSHLAARTALKDALRFDG; encoded by the coding sequence ATGGCATTTTCTTCATCGGTTGCGGTTCGAGAACTCCCCCTCTTCCCCCTTTCAGAGGTTGTTCTGTTTCCGGGGCGGCGACTCCCCCTCCACATTTTTGAATTCCGCTACCGAATCATGATGAACACCATTCTTCAGAGCGATCGCCGCTTTGGAGTGTTGATGGTAGACCCTGCGGATGGTCGCGTTGCGAGCGTGGGATGCTGTGCTGAGATCACCAATTTCCACCGGATGCCCGACGACCGCATGAAGATTATGACCGTAGGGCAGCAGCGCTTTCGAGTGTTGGACTACGTGCGCGAAAAGCCCTATCACGTCGGTCTAGTCGAGTGGATCGAAGACCACCCCACCGAGCGAAACCTCCACTCTCTGAGCATTGAGGTCGATCAGCTCTTGCGAGATGTGGTGCGGCTCTCGGCCAAGCTGACTAATCAGGAAATCGAAGTGCCCGACGATATTCCAGATTTGCCGCTGGAGCTGTCTTATTGGGTCGCCAGCAATCTGTACGGCGTGGCTCAAGAGCAGCAGGCATTGTTGGAGCTTCAAGACACGGCGGCTCGCCTAGAGCGAGAAGCAGAAATTTTAACCTCGACTCGCAGCCACCTTGCCGCCCGGACTGCGCTAAAAGATGCCCTGCGCTTCGATGGCTAG
- the cutA gene encoding divalent-cation tolerance protein CutA — translation MSDLPAMRDLPAPYGLVLTTAASRTEAEAIARALVAERLAACVSLFPVHSVYTWQNTLEQQDEWQLVIKTDLTLFPDLETKIRELHSYDVPEILALPIAAGSADYLNWLGASVSPLSPLSRVSLQHQDDKSER, via the coding sequence ATGAGTGACCTCCCCGCAATGCGCGATCTCCCAGCGCCGTATGGTTTGGTGCTGACGACGGCCGCTTCTCGCACCGAAGCAGAGGCGATCGCCCGCGCCCTAGTCGCCGAACGGCTGGCGGCCTGCGTCAGCCTGTTCCCCGTCCATTCGGTCTACACCTGGCAGAATACCTTGGAGCAGCAAGACGAGTGGCAGCTTGTGATCAAGACTGACCTAACCCTGTTTCCAGACCTCGAAACCAAAATCCGGGAACTCCACAGCTACGACGTTCCCGAAATCCTCGCGCTGCCGATCGCAGCCGGATCAGCAGACTATCTCAACTGGTTAGGAGCATCAGTTAGCCCCCTGTCGCCCCTATCGAGGGTCAGCCTTCAGCATCAGGACGACAAGTCAGAACGCTAA